From Ancylobacter pratisalsi, one genomic window encodes:
- a CDS encoding GNAT family N-acetyltransferase codes for MSAHTQGAAAGEIRPLGAEDHAMWLPLWRGYLTFYGAELPETVSATTWARLIDPAEPVHGALALDEAGRAVGLVHWLFHRSTWSEGDVCYLNDLFVADSQRGKGLGAGLIAHVHADATARGAAEVYWLTHETNATAQRLYNAVAERTGFIQYRKLVTP; via the coding sequence ATGAGCGCGCACACCCAAGGTGCCGCCGCCGGTGAGATCCGCCCTCTCGGAGCCGAGGACCACGCAATGTGGCTTCCGCTGTGGCGCGGCTATCTCACCTTCTACGGTGCCGAGCTTCCCGAAACGGTGAGCGCGACCACCTGGGCGCGGCTGATCGATCCGGCCGAGCCGGTCCACGGCGCGCTGGCGCTGGACGAGGCCGGGCGCGCGGTGGGGCTGGTGCACTGGCTCTTCCATCGCTCGACCTGGAGCGAGGGCGACGTCTGCTATCTCAACGACCTGTTCGTGGCGGACAGCCAGCGCGGCAAGGGACTCGGCGCCGGCCTGATCGCCCATGTGCATGCCGATGCCACGGCACGGGGCGCGGCGGAGGTGTACTGGCTGACGCATGAAACCAATGCGACGGCGCAGCGGCTCTATAACGCTGTCGCCGAGCGCACCGGCTTCATCCAGTACCGCAAGCTCGTCACCCCCTGA
- a CDS encoding peroxiredoxin: MTIRLGDTVPDFEAETTEGPIRFHEWLGDSWGVLFSHPKNFTPVCTTELGQVARLKPEFDRRNVKVIGLSVDELDAHAKWADDIAETQGYAPNFPLIADADRHVSGLYDMIHPNASDTMTVRSVFVIGPDKKLKLSLTYPASAGRNFDEILRVIDSLQLTSQHAVATPANWKDGEDVIIVPSVSDEAARKQFPDGWKTLKPYLRMVHQPGK, translated from the coding sequence ATGACGATCCGCCTTGGAGATACCGTTCCCGATTTCGAAGCCGAGACCACCGAAGGTCCGATCCGCTTCCATGAGTGGCTCGGGGATTCGTGGGGCGTGCTGTTCTCGCACCCGAAGAACTTCACCCCGGTCTGCACCACGGAACTCGGGCAGGTCGCGCGGCTGAAGCCGGAATTCGACCGCCGGAACGTCAAGGTGATCGGCCTGTCGGTCGATGAGCTCGATGCCCACGCGAAATGGGCCGATGACATCGCCGAAACCCAGGGCTATGCGCCGAATTTCCCGCTGATCGCGGATGCGGACCGTCACGTCTCCGGCCTCTACGACATGATCCACCCCAACGCGTCGGACACCATGACGGTGCGGTCGGTCTTCGTGATCGGGCCGGACAAGAAGCTCAAGCTCTCCCTCACCTATCCGGCCAGCGCGGGCCGCAACTTCGACGAGATCCTGCGGGTCATCGATTCGCTCCAGCTCACCTCCCAGCACGCCGTCGCCACGCCGGCGAACTGGAAGGATGGCGAGGATGTCATCATCGTCCCCTCGGTCAGCGACGAGGCGGCCAGGAAGCAGTTCCCGGACGGGTGGAAGACCCTCAAGCCCTATCTGCGCATGGTGCACCAGCCCGGCAAATAA
- a CDS encoding YMGG-like glycine zipper-containing protein: MMLRILAITIVALGVAACTTTERRTGAGALIGGGTGAVIGGIAGGGTGAAIGAGVGAATGAVVGAATSPRECWTRDRYGNRVAVRC; encoded by the coding sequence ATGATGCTCAGAATTCTGGCGATTACCATTGTGGCGCTCGGCGTCGCGGCTTGCACGACCACGGAGCGCCGCACGGGCGCGGGTGCGCTCATCGGCGGCGGCACGGGCGCTGTCATTGGCGGTATCGCCGGCGGTGGCACGGGCGCGGCCATCGGCGCGGGCGTGGGTGCGGCGACCGGCGCTGTGGTGGGCGCTGCGACCTCGCCCCGGGAGTGCTGGACCCGCGATCGCTACGGCAACCGGGTCGCCGTGCGCTGCTGA
- a CDS encoding S24 family peptidase, with translation MLTHAQIWRAIDRLAQRHGMSVSALAKRAGLDATTFNRSKREQADGRPRWPSTESVAKILAATSTNLDDFMEMVDGTRATGRPVPLIGFAQAGAGGYFDDAGFPVGGFWDEIVFPDIGDNHAYALEIAGDSMMPLYRDGDVVVVSPAAPVRRGDRIIVKTREGEVMAKELKRRTARTIELRSLNPEHPDRVLEDRDIAWIARVLWASQ, from the coding sequence ATGCTGACCCATGCCCAGATCTGGCGGGCGATCGATCGGCTGGCCCAACGCCATGGCATGAGCGTCTCGGCGCTGGCCAAGCGGGCCGGGCTCGACGCCACCACGTTCAACCGCTCGAAACGCGAGCAGGCTGACGGAAGGCCGCGATGGCCTTCCACGGAGAGCGTCGCCAAGATCCTCGCCGCGACCAGCACCAACCTCGACGACTTCATGGAGATGGTCGACGGCACCCGCGCGACCGGACGGCCGGTGCCGCTCATCGGCTTCGCGCAGGCCGGCGCGGGCGGCTATTTCGACGATGCGGGCTTTCCCGTCGGCGGATTCTGGGACGAGATCGTATTCCCCGATATTGGCGACAATCACGCCTATGCTCTTGAGATCGCTGGCGATTCAATGATGCCGTTATACCGTGATGGTGATGTGGTGGTCGTGTCACCCGCCGCCCCCGTCCGGCGCGGCGATCGCATCATCGTCAAGACGCGCGAAGGCGAGGTGATGGCCAAGGAACTCAAGCGCCGCACCGCCCGGACCATCGAGCTGCGCTCGCTCAACCCCGAGCATCCCGACCGGGTCCTCGAAGACCGCGACATCGCCTGGATCGCCCGCGTGCTGTGGGCCAGCCAGTAG
- a CDS encoding DUF952 domain-containing protein: MTDNTTPCIFKIAPRALWQAAVAAGRFDGAPVDLKDGFIHFSTAAQAAETAARHFAGQDDLVLVAVDTGALDAAQLRWEPSRGGDLFPHLYGPLFPAAVDWVRPLPLGPDGRHLFPPLEGDPR; the protein is encoded by the coding sequence ATGACCGACAACACGACACCCTGCATCTTCAAGATCGCGCCGCGCGCGCTGTGGCAGGCCGCGGTGGCGGCGGGCCGGTTTGACGGCGCGCCCGTCGACCTGAAGGACGGCTTCATCCATTTTTCGACGGCGGCGCAGGCGGCCGAGACCGCCGCCCGGCACTTCGCCGGACAGGACGATCTCGTGCTGGTCGCGGTCGACACCGGCGCGCTGGACGCTGCCCAGCTGCGCTGGGAGCCCTCGCGCGGGGGCGACCTGTTCCCCCATCTTTACGGACCGCTTTTCCCCGCCGCCGTGGACTGGGTACGCCCGCTCCCTCTTGGCCCCGATGGACGACACCTGTTTCCGCCGCTGGAGGGTGATCCCCGATGA
- a CDS encoding quinone-dependent dihydroorotate dehydrogenase codes for MSALLDLALPFARLLDPETAHGLALRALSCLPPRPAGADDGRLAVEAFGLSFPNPVGLAAGFDKEAEVPDAMLGAGFGFVEVGTITPRPQPGNPRPRNFRLVEDRAVINRYGFNSGGHGPAKARLTARAGRPGLVGVNVGANKDSADRTADYVSGIKAFAELASYFTANVSSPNTPGLRDLQEEKALDELLARVIEARDSAAPGVPLLLKIAPDLALAHLDGVVQVARRRGVDGLIVSNTTITRPATLRASARGEAGGLSGRPLFPLATRMLAETYVRVDGAFPLVGVGGIDSAATAIAKIEAGARLIQLYSGLVYEGLGLAPRIKAGLLAHLARENVTLAALTGRRARDMVAAPFPA; via the coding sequence ATGAGCGCCCTGCTCGACCTTGCCCTGCCTTTCGCCCGGCTGCTCGATCCCGAGACCGCGCACGGCCTTGCCCTGCGCGCCCTGTCCTGCCTGCCGCCGCGTCCTGCGGGGGCGGATGACGGGCGGCTGGCGGTCGAGGCCTTCGGGCTGAGCTTTCCCAACCCGGTCGGCCTGGCGGCGGGATTCGACAAGGAAGCCGAGGTGCCGGATGCCATGCTCGGCGCCGGTTTCGGCTTTGTCGAGGTCGGCACCATCACGCCGCGCCCGCAGCCGGGCAATCCGCGCCCGCGCAATTTCCGCCTGGTCGAGGACCGCGCGGTGATCAACCGCTATGGCTTCAACAGCGGTGGTCATGGCCCGGCCAAGGCGCGGCTGACCGCGCGCGCGGGCCGCCCCGGCCTTGTCGGGGTCAATGTCGGGGCCAACAAGGACAGCGCCGACCGAACCGCTGATTATGTCTCCGGAATCAAGGCCTTCGCCGAGCTGGCAAGCTATTTCACCGCCAACGTCTCCTCGCCCAATACGCCGGGCCTGCGCGACCTGCAGGAGGAAAAGGCGCTCGACGAGCTGCTGGCTCGGGTGATCGAGGCGCGCGACAGCGCCGCGCCGGGCGTGCCGCTGCTGCTGAAGATCGCCCCGGATCTCGCACTCGCCCATCTCGACGGCGTGGTGCAGGTGGCGCGCCGACGCGGGGTCGATGGGCTGATCGTGTCCAACACCACGATCACGCGGCCCGCGACGCTGCGCGCTTCCGCCAGGGGCGAGGCGGGCGGTCTTTCCGGCCGGCCGCTGTTTCCGCTTGCCACCCGCATGCTGGCCGAAACCTATGTGCGGGTGGATGGCGCCTTTCCGCTGGTGGGCGTGGGCGGCATCGACAGCGCCGCGACGGCCATTGCCAAGATCGAGGCCGGGGCGCGCCTGATCCAGCTCTATTCCGGTTTGGTCTATGAGGGGCTCGGCCTCGCGCCGCGCATCAAGGCCGGGCTGCTGGCGCATCTGGCGCGCGAGAATGTGACGCTGGCGGCGCTTACCGGGCGTCGCGCGCGGGACATGGTCGCCGCGCCGTTTCCCGCCTGA
- a CDS encoding MATE family efflux transporter: MNVGAGGRVEVTSRRFLAIALPATLAQMTTPVLGLVATGAIGRLGDAVLLGAVAVGALLFDFAFWIFGSMRMGTAGLTAQALGRGERVELRAVLVRALFISLAIGLALIAIHVPVSHAAFSLMGASEGVHAAAALYFSVRILSAPFAIANFSILGWLVGVARTDIGLGLQILIASINALATAALVLYWDFGIAGAAFANVLAETAGTLFGLGAAARLIGRDWRVPWRAVMDRARLVETVAVNGDIMIRTGLLMAVLLFFTAQGARADDVTLAANAVLYNMVMVTTFFLDGFATAAEQVCGQSVGAKDRTGFRRAVRMTLIWGAGFAGPATLALLYGGGAIIDLLAANADVRLVGRDYLPLAALTPLLGVAAFAYDGIFAGSTWSRDMRNMMLPAVALYFLAWWLTLPLGNTGLWLAYLTFMGGRGLFLALRLPALERRTFA; this comes from the coding sequence GTGAACGTCGGTGCCGGCGGCCGGGTCGAGGTCACCTCCCGGCGGTTTCTCGCTATTGCCCTGCCGGCGACGCTGGCGCAGATGACCACGCCCGTGCTCGGCCTCGTCGCCACCGGCGCCATCGGCCGGCTGGGCGACGCCGTGCTGCTGGGCGCGGTCGCGGTCGGCGCGCTCCTGTTCGATTTCGCCTTCTGGATCTTCGGTTCCATGCGCATGGGCACGGCCGGGCTGACCGCGCAGGCACTTGGCCGGGGCGAACGGGTGGAGCTGCGCGCGGTGCTGGTGCGGGCGCTGTTCATCTCGCTGGCCATCGGGCTGGCGCTGATCGCCATCCATGTCCCCGTCAGCCATGCCGCCTTCTCGCTGATGGGCGCCAGCGAGGGCGTTCACGCCGCGGCGGCGCTGTATTTCTCGGTGCGCATCCTCTCCGCGCCCTTCGCCATCGCCAATTTCTCCATCCTTGGCTGGCTGGTGGGCGTGGCGCGCACCGATATCGGCCTCGGGCTGCAGATCCTCATCGCCTCGATCAACGCCCTCGCAACCGCCGCGCTTGTTCTCTACTGGGATTTCGGCATCGCCGGCGCGGCGTTCGCCAATGTGCTGGCGGAGACCGCCGGCACGCTGTTCGGCCTCGGCGCGGCGGCGCGGCTCATCGGGCGCGACTGGCGGGTGCCCTGGCGGGCCGTCATGGACCGCGCCCGGCTGGTCGAGACCGTGGCGGTGAACGGCGACATCATGATCCGCACCGGCCTGCTCATGGCCGTGCTGCTGTTCTTCACCGCGCAGGGCGCGCGCGCCGACGACGTCACCCTCGCCGCCAATGCGGTGCTCTACAACATGGTCATGGTCACCACGTTCTTCCTCGACGGCTTCGCCACCGCGGCCGAGCAGGTCTGCGGCCAGAGCGTCGGCGCGAAGGACCGGACGGGTTTCCGCCGCGCGGTGCGCATGACGCTTATCTGGGGCGCGGGCTTTGCCGGCCCGGCGACGCTCGCCCTGCTCTACGGCGGCGGCGCGATCATCGACCTGCTGGCCGCGAACGCGGATGTGCGCCTGGTCGGGCGGGACTATCTCCCGCTCGCCGCCCTCACCCCGCTGCTCGGGGTCGCCGCCTTCGCCTATGACGGCATCTTCGCCGGCTCCACATGGTCGCGCGACATGCGCAACATGATGCTACCAGCGGTAGCGCTGTACTTCCTCGCGTGGTGGCTCACGCTCCCGCTCGGCAACACCGGCCTGTGGCTCGCCTATCTCACCTTCATGGGCGGGCGCGGCCTGTTCCTCGCCCTGCGCCTGCCCGCGCTGGAGCGGCGCACCTTCGCCTGA
- a CDS encoding DUF6460 domain-containing protein: MADNQLARWMGGSPFWVLVRLLVLCVVVGVILSALGLDPMNILSSLERLIRHLFNFSFEAVDKLWRYFVLGAVIVIPLWLITRIASRGR; encoded by the coding sequence ATGGCCGACAATCAACTCGCCCGCTGGATGGGTGGTTCCCCGTTCTGGGTGCTGGTGCGTTTGCTGGTGCTCTGCGTGGTGGTCGGCGTCATCCTCTCCGCGCTTGGGCTCGACCCGATGAACATCCTCTCCAGTCTGGAGCGGCTCATCCGGCATCTGTTCAATTTCAGCTTCGAGGCGGTGGACAAGCTGTGGCGCTATTTCGTGCTCGGCGCGGTCATTGTCATCCCGCTCTGGCTGATCACCCGCATCGCCAGCCGCGGACGGTAA
- a CDS encoding class I SAM-dependent methyltransferase has protein sequence MALICSVCGAHEVVHQEVLWPELIAEWEIGAEEVAYINHQQGTHCARCGTQVRGLALADAIRAWMKDGRTLRAALADPRHRAMVVGDMNGCAGVSESFAALPAYRRLDFPDFDMRSLPFADGSFDLVFHSDTLEHVPDPLAALRECLRVLKPEGRLCFTAPVIVARLSRSRAGLPPSYHGAPGTKPEDYLVESEFGADLWCLLAQAGGRAIEIHTVDYPAGIAWSLAPPAPRSLAAAAPQGGVRNRIRRWMGR, from the coding sequence ATGGCATTGATCTGTTCCGTCTGCGGCGCGCACGAGGTCGTCCACCAGGAGGTGCTGTGGCCCGAACTCATCGCCGAATGGGAGATCGGGGCGGAGGAAGTCGCCTATATCAACCACCAGCAGGGCACCCACTGCGCCCGCTGCGGAACGCAGGTGCGCGGCCTTGCGCTGGCCGACGCCATCCGCGCGTGGATGAAGGACGGCCGGACGCTGCGGGCCGCGCTGGCCGACCCGCGCCACCGGGCGATGGTGGTTGGCGACATGAACGGCTGCGCCGGCGTTTCCGAGAGTTTCGCGGCATTGCCGGCCTACCGGCGCCTCGACTTCCCCGATTTCGACATGCGAAGCCTGCCTTTCGCGGATGGCAGCTTCGACCTGGTGTTTCACTCCGACACGCTGGAGCATGTGCCCGACCCGCTCGCGGCGCTGCGCGAATGCCTGCGCGTGCTGAAGCCGGAGGGCCGGCTGTGCTTCACCGCGCCGGTGATCGTCGCCCGCCTGTCGCGCTCGCGCGCGGGGCTGCCGCCGAGCTATCACGGCGCGCCGGGAACCAAGCCGGAGGACTATCTGGTCGAGAGTGAGTTCGGGGCGGATCTGTGGTGTCTGCTGGCGCAGGCGGGAGGGCGGGCGATCGAGATCCACACCGTGGACTACCCCGCCGGCATCGCCTGGTCGCTGGCGCCGCCGGCGCCTCGCTCCCTCGCGGCGGCGGCGCCGCAAGGCGGCGTGCGGAACCGGATCAGGCGCTGGATGGGGCGGTGA
- a CDS encoding cisplatin damage response ATP-dependent DNA ligase — MNRFAALLDRLAYEPRRNGKIRLIADYFRHTPDPERGFALAALTGALSFRNAKAGLIRQLISERTDPVLFALSYDYVGDLSETVALMWPAPPGQDGTQAPPLSYVVETFTHMGRAGLPSVLAVLLDQLDETGRWALLKLITGGLRIGVSARLAKTAVAALGGETPDAIELVWPGLSPPYEELFAWAEGRGPRPETDNPAPFRPVMLAHPIETADFETLDPADFRAEWKWDGIRVQAVRAPDAAGRPVTRLYSRTGEDISGAFPELAEALAFDGAVDGELLILREGRVQSFNVLQQRLNRKVVSAKLMAEFPAHIRAYDLLVEAGEDLREKPFAARRARLEGLIASHPADGRLDLSPDVPFASWEELAGARADPATHGAALDAEAVEGVMLKRADSAYLPGRPKGPWWKWKRDPRSVDAVLMYAQRGHGKRSSFYSDYTFGVWTTDENGAAALVPVGKAYFGFTDAELVEIDRFVRRNTVNRFGPVREVVHTATEGLVLEVAFEGLARSTRHRSGVAMRFPRIARLRWDKPPGEADRLETLERMLDVALTAPSSA, encoded by the coding sequence ATGAACCGCTTCGCCGCCCTGCTCGACCGCCTGGCCTATGAGCCGCGCCGAAACGGCAAGATCCGGCTGATCGCGGATTATTTCCGCCATACGCCCGATCCCGAGCGCGGCTTCGCCCTGGCCGCGCTCACCGGCGCGCTGTCGTTTCGCAACGCCAAGGCGGGCCTGATCCGCCAGCTCATTTCCGAGCGCACCGACCCGGTGCTTTTTGCGCTGTCCTACGACTATGTCGGCGACCTGTCGGAAACGGTCGCGCTGATGTGGCCCGCGCCCCCGGGCCAAGACGGCACGCAGGCCCCGCCGCTCTCCTATGTCGTCGAGACCTTCACCCATATGGGTCGGGCCGGACTTCCCTCCGTGCTCGCCGTGCTGCTCGACCAGCTCGACGAGACCGGCCGCTGGGCGCTCTTGAAGCTCATCACCGGCGGGTTGCGCATCGGGGTCTCGGCCCGGCTGGCCAAGACGGCGGTCGCGGCGCTCGGCGGGGAGACGCCGGACGCGATCGAGCTGGTGTGGCCCGGCCTTTCCCCGCCCTATGAGGAGCTGTTCGCCTGGGCCGAGGGACGCGGCCCCCGCCCCGAGACCGACAACCCGGCCCCGTTCCGGCCGGTCATGCTGGCCCATCCCATCGAGACGGCGGATTTCGAGACGCTCGATCCGGCCGATTTCCGGGCCGAGTGGAAATGGGACGGCATCCGCGTGCAGGCGGTGCGCGCGCCCGATGCCGCGGGACGCCCCGTCACCCGCCTCTACAGCCGCACCGGGGAGGACATCTCCGGCGCTTTCCCCGAACTCGCCGAGGCACTGGCCTTCGACGGCGCCGTGGATGGTGAGCTGCTTATCCTGCGCGAGGGGCGCGTACAGTCCTTCAACGTGCTGCAGCAGCGGCTGAACCGGAAGGTGGTGTCGGCCAAGCTGATGGCGGAGTTTCCCGCCCATATCCGGGCCTACGACCTGCTGGTCGAAGCGGGCGAGGACCTGCGCGAAAAGCCGTTCGCCGCCCGCCGCGCCCGTCTGGAGGGCCTCATCGCGTCGCATCCGGCCGATGGCCGTCTCGACCTCTCCCCCGACGTGCCTTTCGCCTCATGGGAGGAACTTGCCGGGGCCCGCGCCGATCCCGCCACCCATGGTGCCGCGCTGGATGCCGAGGCGGTCGAGGGCGTCATGCTCAAGCGCGCCGACAGCGCCTATCTTCCCGGTCGCCCCAAGGGGCCGTGGTGGAAATGGAAGCGCGACCCGCGCAGCGTCGACGCGGTGCTGATGTACGCCCAGCGCGGCCACGGCAAGCGCTCGTCCTTCTACTCCGACTACACCTTCGGGGTGTGGACGACGGACGAGAACGGCGCGGCCGCGCTGGTACCGGTCGGCAAGGCCTATTTCGGCTTCACCGACGCCGAGCTGGTCGAGATCGACCGCTTCGTGCGCCGCAACACCGTCAACCGCTTCGGTCCGGTGCGCGAGGTGGTCCACACCGCCACCGAGGGGCTGGTGCTGGAAGTCGCCTTCGAGGGGCTCGCGCGGTCCACCCGCCACCGTTCCGGCGTGGCCATGCGCTTTCCCCGCATCGCCCGGCTGCGCTGGGACAAGCCGCCCGGCGAAGCCGACCGGCTGGAGACGCTGGAGCGGATGCTGGACGTGGCGCTCACCGCCCCATCCAGCGCCTGA
- a CDS encoding ligase-associated DNA damage response exonuclease: MRPEELLHTTPQGLYSPAGDFFIDPTRAVARALITHGHSDHARAGHGAVLATRETLDIMAIRYGEDFAGAAQQASYGERVQVNGVTVTFLPAGHILGSAQILVEHRGCRIVASGDYKPGADPTAPAFEPVPCHVFISEATFALPVFRHPDPARETAKLTASLALFPERTHLVGAYALGKAQRVMALLRMAGHERPILIHGAMERLTAYYRSRGIALGDVRPVREAAREDLPGAVVICPPGALADVWSRRFPDPVTAFASGWMRIRARARQNGVELPLIISDHADWDELQAAILATGCEELWVTHGQEDALVHWAGLAGLRARPLHMVGYGEEEEAPAPPSPESGGS, from the coding sequence ATGCGCCCGGAAGAGCTTCTCCACACCACGCCCCAGGGACTTTATTCCCCCGCTGGCGATTTCTTCATCGACCCGACGCGGGCGGTCGCCCGCGCGCTGATCACCCATGGCCATTCCGACCATGCCCGCGCCGGCCACGGCGCGGTGCTGGCGACGCGCGAGACGCTCGACATCATGGCCATTCGCTATGGCGAGGATTTCGCCGGCGCGGCCCAGCAGGCGAGCTATGGGGAGCGGGTGCAGGTGAACGGCGTCACCGTCACCTTCCTGCCCGCCGGTCATATTCTGGGTTCGGCGCAGATCCTGGTGGAACATCGCGGCTGCCGCATCGTCGCTTCCGGCGACTACAAGCCGGGCGCGGACCCGACCGCACCGGCCTTCGAGCCCGTGCCCTGCCATGTCTTCATCTCCGAGGCGACGTTCGCCCTGCCGGTGTTCCGGCATCCCGATCCGGCACGCGAGACCGCCAAGCTCACCGCCTCGCTCGCCCTGTTTCCCGAGCGCACCCATCTGGTCGGCGCCTACGCGCTGGGCAAGGCGCAGCGGGTAATGGCGCTGCTGCGCATGGCGGGCCATGAGCGGCCCATCCTCATCCACGGCGCGATGGAGCGGCTTACCGCCTATTACCGCTCGCGCGGCATCGCGCTGGGAGATGTGCGGCCGGTACGCGAGGCCGCGCGGGAAGATCTGCCCGGCGCGGTGGTCATCTGCCCGCCCGGCGCGCTGGCTGATGTCTGGTCGCGCCGCTTCCCCGATCCCGTCACCGCCTTCGCCTCGGGCTGGATGCGTATCCGTGCCCGCGCCCGGCAGAACGGCGTCGAGCTGCCGCTCATCATCTCCGACCACGCCGACTGGGACGAGCTACAGGCCGCCATCCTCGCGACCGGCTGCGAGGAATTGTGGGTCACGCACGGCCAGGAGGACGCGCTGGTACACTGGGCGGGGCTCGCGGGCCTGCGCGCACGCCCGCTCCACATGGTCGGCTATGGCGAAGAGGAGGAAGCGCCCGCTCCGCCGTCCCCGGAAAGTGGCGGCTCATGA
- a CDS encoding methyltransferase domain-containing protein — protein MNAGRLTLTSGDPVVDRRIDWARALMEEGNAGDAAELLTEAVARLPGHAPSWFLLGEAREGAGDAPGARSAFEQVLSLDGADPLGAALRLARLEGSVASMSEAYVRMLFDQYAERFDAALARLDYRGPELIDTALEAACARLGRPYAFARGLDLGCGTGLVAVRLNDRVGVLEGVDLSPNMIRRARSRGIYDRTVAGEMVAFLKEQPARDVDLIFAGDAFCYLDDLGPVLDETRRVLEPGGLIAFTDETHDGEGVLLRETLRFAHAASYVRGCVEAAGLVLLSCADEWIRREKEQPVAGLVAVAMRET, from the coding sequence ATGAATGCCGGCCGGCTGACACTCACGTCGGGAGACCCCGTGGTCGACCGCCGGATCGATTGGGCGCGTGCGTTGATGGAGGAGGGAAACGCTGGCGATGCCGCCGAGCTTCTCACCGAGGCGGTGGCCCGCCTGCCCGGCCATGCGCCGAGCTGGTTCCTGCTCGGCGAGGCGCGCGAGGGAGCGGGGGACGCGCCCGGCGCGCGGAGCGCCTTTGAACAGGTGCTCTCGCTCGATGGCGCGGACCCGCTCGGCGCCGCCTTGCGGCTGGCGCGGCTGGAGGGTTCGGTTGCCAGCATGAGCGAAGCCTATGTGCGCATGCTGTTCGACCAGTATGCCGAGCGCTTCGACGCGGCGCTGGCGCGGCTGGATTATCGCGGGCCCGAGCTGATCGACACCGCGCTGGAGGCCGCCTGCGCCCGGCTGGGCCGGCCTTACGCCTTCGCCCGTGGACTGGATCTCGGCTGCGGTACGGGGCTCGTGGCGGTGCGGCTGAACGACCGTGTCGGGGTGCTGGAGGGTGTCGACCTGTCGCCGAACATGATCCGCCGCGCGCGAAGCCGCGGCATCTATGACCGGACGGTTGCCGGCGAGATGGTCGCGTTCCTCAAGGAACAGCCGGCACGCGACGTGGACCTGATCTTCGCCGGCGACGCCTTCTGCTATCTCGACGATCTCGGCCCGGTGCTGGACGAGACGCGGCGCGTGCTGGAACCCGGCGGGCTCATCGCCTTCACCGACGAGACCCATGACGGGGAAGGGGTGCTGCTGCGCGAGACGCTGCGCTTTGCCCATGCCGCGTCCTATGTGCGCGGCTGCGTCGAGGCGGCCGGGCTGGTGCTGCTCTCCTGCGCGGATGAATGGATCCGCCGGGAAAAGGAGCAGCCTGTGGCGGGGCTGGTCGCGGTGGCGATGCGCGAAACGTGA